In Pan troglodytes isolate AG18354 chromosome 20, NHGRI_mPanTro3-v2.0_pri, whole genome shotgun sequence, the genomic window gccaggcgcggcgggcacctgcagtcccagctactagggtgtgctgaagtgggaggatcacttgagcccaggagtttgaggctgcagccagTTATggtcgcaccaccgcactccagcctgggtgacagaggaagaccctgtctcaaaggaaatttaaaaaattagaaatacaaaGAGTTACCGAGGCTGggtacagtgtctcacgcctgtaatcccagcactctgggaggctaaggcgggagaatcgcttgaggccaggagttccagaccaacctcctcccgtctctaaaataaaaaatgtaaaacttagctgagcatggtggcctgcacctgtagtcccagctactcaaagagactgaggtgagaggatcgcttgagcccaggagttcgaggctgcagcgagctacgactgcaccactgcatgcaccactgcactccagcctgggcaacagaacaagaccttgtctctaaaagcaAATTTGAGAGTCACCTTTTGTGCTCTCAGAGTACACATGAGGCTCCGTGCTCAGCAATTTCACAGATCGCATTTCCTTTTCTTAACACCCCGCGAAATGGTGCCGGTCTCGTTGTGCCCACGAAAGTCAAGGTCACGCAGCAGGTCTGACCTGGGATTTGAAGCCGGGTCTGCCTCGCCCCCAGCTTATCCTGCCTCGCCCAGGCTCTTGGCCCCTGAGGACCCACAAGCAGCCATGGGAGCACACAGGGACAGGGAAGGTGTGCAGAGGCCACATGCCCGTCGTCCACCTGCAAACCGGGACGCTCTCACGTGGGGATGCCCGGGAGGGCTGATGACTCAGGCTCCAGGCTCTCCTGTCCTCAACCTTGGTCCCTCGGCTGATTAGATAGTGGGCCCTGCCCGGGCGAAGGGGGACCCCGCCCCAGCTGACACGGGAGCAGCCATGGCCCAGACGAGTGGTAGGAAGGCCCAGAGTCATCGCACAGGTGTTTATGGAGCGCCTGCTGAGTCGCTGTCACTTCCTCTCTTCCAGAGGTCTGCGGATGACCGCTGAGCAGACCGGCCATTCAGCAGGATGGGGCTCACACATCCCAGCCCCAGGACGGCCACAGGTCTGCTTGAACCAGCCAGGCAGGCATCTATTAAACTCTGACTGTGTATCCCGTCTTGTGCAGGGCTTGGAAGGGAAGGAGGCCTTGGTGCTGTCTGGGAGCTCTCAATCTGATTAGGAAGTCAGGACCACCCCCCAGAGACAAGCAGACCCAGCAGCCGAGGTGGGGGCTGGAGAAGATTTGGAGGTAGGGGAGCCCAGcagaggggttgggggtgggaccCGCCTTGGAGATCCTGCCCTCCAAAGTCAGTCAGTTGCCTGGGCTTTTTCTGAGAAAAGCACTCTGTGCTCTGAGACCTCGGTGAAACCACTTCATCACTGcgtgcctcggtttccccatctatTAAGTGGGGGCGATCAGTCCTACCtcggaggattaaatgagatactgcaTAGAAAAAGCCTGCTCTGCACAGCAGCAGGTACACGCTAAGCACTCGGTAAGGCTGGCCGATAATATTACAACGTTTTAAATCGCCCTAGTGTTTCTAATTCACAGTTTGCTGACGGCTTGGCTGAGGCTGAGCCGGGCAGGCTCTGCGTATGTGAAAGTCGCCAGCGTCCAACCCCGGAACCTGCCGGCTGGGAAAGAGAAACCCGTCCCCTGGGAAGGAGAAAGCCGTCCGCTGCGACCGGGCAGCTCAGGGTGTGCAGAAAGGGCTCCGGCGCGCGTAAGTTCTGTCTACACGACCGCCAAAGCGTCCGGAACCCAGATTCAGGATTCAAGTTGCCATCAGCTTCCAGAAGGAGCTTCGGGATGGGGGGTCCTTGAAGGCAATGGAGGGGCGGCGGGGCTCCGGGGGAGGCGGGGGTTCAGAGGgggctccctccccacccccgccgGCGTCCTCCTCGCCCTGCCAGGCCAGGGCCAGCTGCAGGTCCAGCCCCTCCAAGTCCTCGCCGGTCAGGCTGGGGCGCAGCTCCCGGGGTGCGGCCTCCTGGTCTGGCTTCGGGCCAAACGCCCAGTCTGCGGCAAGGGAGCTGGTGAGGCAACTCCCCGGCCCCGGCCACCCTCCTCTGTCCCCTCCTCATCTAGGAGAAGCCCTTGGATCCCCTGACCACCCACCCAGGGTGACCCAGCATCAGCCCCAGCTGGGTTTCGGTGGGGACAGCTCACCGGCCAGGTCGTGGGCGAGGTCTTTGATGAGGTGCCCGACGATGGCGTAGGCGACGGCCACCACCACCAGCGCGGCCAGCAGCAGGTACAGCACGTACCTGGGCAGGCGGATGCTGTCCAGGGGCGGCGGCCGGTACTCCTCGTACAGCGGCGGGGACGGGCTCCAGCCCTCGGCCTCCCCCTCGGCCGCCAGCTCCGGCATGGTGTCCGCCCGGCACAGGGGAGGCCCGGAGGTGACCTACACAGCGGAAGTATTAAGGGGCTTTGAGCTAAGAGAATTGGGCGGCTGCCCCACGGCCACCATCTGCCTGGGTTAATCACATTGCAAATCACTTCCGCCCACCCGCAACCTACCTGCTCAGCTCCAGCCACGACTCTGCCCAGCCGTCCCCACCTCGGGGCCTCCGCACCTGCGCTTCCTTCTCCCAGGAACGCCCTGCCCAGATTTCCTCATGGCCGGCTCactctcttcattcattcatctttttaattcttattattttattttatttatttaat contains:
- the SMIM44 gene encoding small integral membrane protein 44, with protein sequence MPELAAEGEAEGWSPSPPLYEEYRPPPLDSIRLPRYVLYLLLAALVVVAVAYAIVGHLIKDLAHDLADWAFGPKPDQEAAPRELRPSLTGEDLEGLDLQLALAWQGEEDAGGGGEGAPSEPPPPPEPRRPSIAFKDPPSRSSFWKLMAT